In Nocardia yunnanensis, one DNA window encodes the following:
- a CDS encoding glycosyltransferase family 39 protein — MSTISVAGDAGSTEHGLAAAGGEAGSSGDIEKPARDTSRWSTFLAPPGRPRWERPATLALLIATAIINLWGLGGAGWGNGYYAAAVQSGTQSWKALLFASLDPHNAITVDKPPAALWAMGLSGRIFGFNSWSMFAPQALMGVAAVALLIAAVRRWAGPAAGLIAGAGLAVTPVAAMMFRFNNPDACMLLLLVAAAYCTVRAIDARGERLWSAGTGWLVGAGVLMGFGFLAKMMQAFLVLPGLALVVLVAGAGGWRTRIGQLASAGVALVLSAGWYVALVELWPAGSRPYIGGSTSNSLWELAVDYNGLGRVLGNKNGGGHRPAPALTDTPVPTGAATPTGVPDPAQHATQTHGGFGGFGSQPGLTRLFHGELATEFSWLLPAALIALIAGLWLTRALPRTDRVRGGLLLWGGWLLVTAAVLSTMSRSFHSYYSMELAPAIAALIGIGATQLWQRRTHPAARATLALMSSLTGIWAFVLLRQTPDWLPWLRWTVVALAVLAAAALLIAPQLPRFAVAIGLFALVAGLLAPTAYTLETLTQPQLGGSPTAGPARGGDDGPGPGGPQRGVSDPRIVALIEGSDAPWAAAAQGAQDVSALELSTGKALLAVGGFSGRDPSPTLAEFQQYVADHKIGYYLIRQREQRNPQGSNNSAPGGNNSAPGSNNSQQPGDTPQQGQPGNSGGWGNSDPESPAAQIAAWVKSTYPVTKIGTVDLYTLTP; from the coding sequence ATGTCGACCATCAGTGTCGCGGGCGATGCGGGGTCTACCGAGCACGGTCTCGCAGCGGCCGGGGGCGAGGCAGGATCCTCCGGCGACATCGAGAAACCGGCGCGAGACACGTCGCGGTGGTCGACATTCCTCGCCCCGCCCGGGCGGCCTCGCTGGGAACGCCCGGCCACCCTGGCACTCCTGATCGCCACCGCGATCATCAACCTGTGGGGCCTCGGCGGCGCGGGCTGGGGCAACGGCTATTACGCCGCGGCCGTCCAGTCCGGCACGCAGAGCTGGAAGGCGCTGCTGTTCGCCTCGCTGGATCCGCACAATGCCATCACCGTCGACAAACCGCCCGCCGCCCTGTGGGCAATGGGCTTGTCCGGCCGCATCTTCGGCTTCAACTCCTGGTCCATGTTCGCCCCGCAGGCCCTCATGGGCGTGGCCGCGGTGGCCCTGCTCATCGCCGCGGTGCGACGCTGGGCCGGACCGGCCGCCGGGCTGATCGCGGGCGCGGGCCTCGCGGTAACCCCCGTGGCGGCCATGATGTTCCGGTTCAACAACCCCGATGCCTGCATGCTCCTGCTGCTGGTGGCCGCCGCCTACTGCACGGTCCGCGCCATCGACGCCCGCGGTGAGCGGCTGTGGTCGGCCGGCACCGGTTGGCTGGTCGGGGCGGGCGTGCTCATGGGCTTCGGCTTCCTGGCCAAGATGATGCAGGCGTTCCTGGTGCTGCCCGGTCTGGCCCTGGTGGTGCTGGTGGCCGGTGCTGGCGGATGGCGTACGCGCATCGGGCAATTGGCGTCCGCGGGCGTGGCGCTGGTGCTGTCGGCCGGCTGGTACGTGGCGTTGGTCGAGCTGTGGCCCGCCGGCTCCCGGCCCTACATCGGCGGGTCCACCAGCAACAGCCTGTGGGAGTTGGCCGTCGACTACAACGGTCTCGGTCGCGTGCTGGGCAACAAGAACGGCGGCGGCCATCGGCCCGCCCCGGCGCTCACCGATACGCCCGTGCCCACCGGCGCGGCCACGCCGACCGGCGTCCCCGATCCGGCACAGCACGCCACCCAGACGCACGGCGGCTTCGGCGGTTTCGGTTCGCAGCCCGGCCTCACCCGCCTGTTCCACGGTGAGCTCGCCACCGAGTTCTCCTGGCTGCTGCCCGCCGCGCTGATCGCCCTGATCGCCGGACTGTGGCTGACCCGCGCGCTCCCGCGCACCGACCGCGTGCGCGGCGGGCTGCTGCTGTGGGGCGGCTGGCTGCTGGTGACGGCGGCGGTGCTCAGCACCATGAGCCGCAGCTTCCACTCGTACTATTCGATGGAGCTCGCCCCCGCGATCGCGGCCCTGATCGGCATCGGCGCGACCCAATTGTGGCAGCGCCGTACCCATCCCGCGGCTCGCGCCACCCTCGCGCTGATGTCATCGCTCACCGGTATCTGGGCGTTCGTGCTGCTGCGCCAGACCCCCGACTGGCTGCCGTGGCTGCGCTGGACCGTGGTCGCACTCGCGGTGCTCGCCGCCGCGGCCTTGCTCATCGCGCCGCAACTGCCCCGATTCGCCGTCGCCATCGGCCTTTTCGCGCTCGTCGCCGGCCTGCTCGCCCCCACCGCCTACACCCTCGAGACGCTCACCCAGCCGCAGCTCGGCGGCAGCCCCACCGCCGGTCCCGCCCGCGGCGGCGATGACGGCCCCGGACCGGGCGGCCCGCAGCGCGGGGTCTCCGACCCGCGGATCGTCGCCCTCATCGAGGGCAGCGACGCCCCCTGGGCCGCCGCCGCCCAGGGCGCCCAGGATGTCAGCGCCCTCGAATTGTCCACGGGCAAGGCGCTGCTCGCGGTCGGCGGCTTCAGCGGCCGCGACCCGTCCCCCACCCTCGCCGAATTCCAGCAGTACGTCGCCGACCACAAGATCGGCTACTACCTGATCCGCCAACGCGAGCAACGAAACCCCCAGGGCAGCAACAACTCCGCGCCCGGCGGCAACAACTCCGCGCCCGGCAGCAACAACTCCCAGCAGCCCGGCGACACACCCCAGCAGGGCCAGCCCGGCAACTCCGGCGGCTGGGGCAACTCCGACCCCGAGTCCCCCGCCGCCCAAATCGCCGCCTGGGTCAAATCCACCTACCCCGTCACCAAGATCGGCACAGTCGACCTCTACACCCTCACCCCGTAA
- a CDS encoding LLM class flavin-dependent oxidoreductase, whose translation MASESEDRTGLFALGIELDGAFTHPVAWRARVQAAENAGFTFATFGDSLDPPESGARLDATVRAGFVAATTSTLGLVPVIAATYAEPFHLASQLATLDYASRGRAGWLAADDPATARAWGAAPRTTAAEIRRERVDSIEVARRLWDSWEDDAVIRDFAAGKFLDRDKLHHIDFIGETFAVKGPAIVPRPPQGQVVVFGYGTGESEGIDVALVSGATTEAATTAIETARAAGISRVLVDIAITLDDPAAPAREHPAASAREHPSPSEHPTAPTQEHPTAPTQEHPTAPTQEHPTASAREHPAASGRVHHAELDQRPDAERSVGTDSSGRLTFSGTAADLVGLLTQLSEVADGVRLHPTAVDADLPVLAHYVLPALLRSGLAHRPVPGSTLRANLGLPRPANRYAKELAR comes from the coding sequence ATGGCGAGCGAGAGCGAAGACCGAACGGGCCTGTTCGCGTTGGGAATCGAACTCGACGGGGCGTTCACGCACCCCGTCGCATGGCGAGCGCGGGTGCAGGCCGCCGAGAACGCCGGGTTCACCTTCGCGACCTTCGGCGACTCCCTCGACCCACCCGAATCCGGCGCCCGGCTGGACGCCACCGTGCGCGCGGGTTTCGTCGCGGCCACCACCAGCACCCTCGGATTGGTCCCGGTGATCGCGGCGACCTACGCCGAACCGTTCCATCTCGCCTCACAACTCGCGACCCTGGACTACGCCTCGCGCGGACGCGCCGGATGGCTGGCCGCCGACGATCCGGCGACCGCGCGGGCATGGGGAGCCGCCCCGCGGACCACGGCTGCGGAGATTCGCCGGGAGCGTGTGGATTCCATCGAAGTCGCACGGCGGCTGTGGGATTCATGGGAAGACGACGCGGTGATCCGCGACTTCGCCGCGGGCAAATTCCTCGACCGCGACAAACTGCACCACATCGACTTCATCGGCGAGACCTTCGCCGTGAAGGGGCCCGCCATCGTGCCGCGCCCGCCGCAGGGCCAGGTGGTCGTCTTCGGTTACGGCACAGGCGAATCCGAGGGCATCGACGTCGCCCTGGTCAGCGGCGCGACGACAGAGGCGGCGACCACGGCGATCGAGACCGCGCGCGCCGCCGGAATCTCCCGCGTCCTGGTAGATATCGCGATCACCCTCGACGACCCGGCCGCGCCAGCGCGAGAGCACCCCGCCGCGTCAGCACGAGAGCACCCGTCCCCGTCAGAGCACCCCACCGCGCCAACGCAAGAGCACCCCACCGCGCCAACGCAAGAGCACCCCACCGCGCCAACGCAAGAGCACCCCACCGCGTCAGCACGAGAGCACCCCGCCGCGTCAGGGCGAGTGCACCACGCCGAACTCGACCAGCGGCCCGATGCCGAACGGTCCGTCGGCACCGATTCCTCTGGCCGCCTGACTTTTTCGGGCACCGCCGCCGATCTGGTCGGCCTCCTCACCCAGCTCTCGGAGGTCGCCGACGGCGTCCGCCTGCACCCGACCGCGGTCGACGCCGACCTCCCCGTCCTCGCCCACTACGTCCTGCCCGCGCTGCTGCGTTCCGGCCTCGCCCACCGCCCGGTGCCGGGGTCGACCTTGCGCGCGAATCTGGGCTTGCCTCGTCCCGCCAACCGCTACGCGAAGGAGCTCGCGCGATGA
- a CDS encoding NtaA/DmoA family FMN-dependent monooxygenase (This protein belongs to a clade of FMN-dependent monooxygenases, within a broader family of flavin-dependent oxidoreductases, the luciferase-like monooxygenase (LMM) family, some of whose members use coenzyme F420 rather than FMN.), with the protein MTEVPFPDAQVHFGVFFQGVNHHTIWTDSASGSQIDFETFRRVATTAERGLFDAFFLGEGLRLREQDGQLLDTDIAGRPDAITQLAALAGITDRLGLVATQNATYNEPADLARRLASLDVLSGGRAGWNVVTTDNAWTGANFRRGGFLEHAQRYERAAEFLALAREIWDAWSETEARAVERDSAQFRVRITPTVPRSAQGHPVIFQAGVSPAGRDFAAAQAEVIFSPFGTHFEPAREFADDIRARLVAAGRPADDIRILPGTQIVLAENTAEVEEKKRWVLEQQITGATALSLAGQVWGRDLSHLDPDGPLPSEDPEASAISSTRGAQRDGQDRAAVVAQWRSLADAKGLTLRQVAVETTARFGFAGTPGQVADELTRWVRHGASHGFNITPYQVPTGLDEIVELLIPELQDRGSYRTAYTGTTLREHLGLRPPLSHR; encoded by the coding sequence ATGACCGAGGTCCCGTTCCCCGACGCCCAGGTGCATTTCGGCGTTTTCTTCCAGGGCGTCAATCACCATACGATCTGGACGGATTCGGCCAGCGGGTCGCAGATCGACTTCGAGACCTTCCGGCGCGTCGCCACCACCGCCGAGCGCGGCCTGTTCGACGCCTTCTTCCTGGGCGAGGGGCTGCGGCTGCGCGAACAGGACGGGCAGCTGCTGGACACCGATATCGCCGGGCGGCCCGACGCCATCACGCAATTGGCGGCGCTGGCCGGGATCACCGATCGCCTCGGGCTGGTGGCCACGCAGAACGCCACCTACAACGAGCCCGCGGATCTGGCGCGGCGGCTGGCGAGCCTGGATGTGCTGTCCGGCGGCCGGGCCGGGTGGAATGTGGTGACCACCGACAATGCCTGGACCGGCGCGAATTTCCGCCGCGGCGGGTTTCTCGAGCACGCGCAGCGCTACGAGCGCGCCGCCGAATTCCTCGCTCTCGCACGGGAGATCTGGGACGCCTGGTCCGAGACCGAGGCGCGCGCCGTCGAGCGGGACAGCGCGCAGTTCCGGGTGCGGATCACCCCGACGGTCCCGCGCAGCGCGCAGGGACATCCGGTGATCTTCCAGGCCGGCGTCTCCCCCGCCGGTCGTGATTTCGCGGCCGCGCAGGCGGAAGTCATCTTCTCCCCCTTCGGAACTCACTTCGAGCCGGCGCGGGAGTTCGCCGACGATATTCGCGCGCGCCTGGTGGCGGCGGGCCGGCCAGCCGACGACATCCGGATCCTGCCCGGCACCCAGATCGTGCTGGCGGAGAACACCGCCGAGGTCGAGGAGAAGAAGCGCTGGGTGCTCGAGCAGCAGATCACCGGGGCGACCGCGCTGTCGCTGGCGGGGCAGGTGTGGGGGCGCGACCTGTCACACTTGGATCCGGACGGTCCGCTGCCGTCGGAAGACCCTGAGGCATCGGCGATCTCGTCCACCCGGGGTGCACAGCGCGACGGGCAGGATCGGGCGGCCGTAGTCGCGCAGTGGCGGTCCCTGGCCGACGCCAAGGGGCTCACCCTGCGGCAGGTGGCGGTGGAGACCACGGCCCGTTTCGGTTTCGCGGGCACGCCCGGTCAGGTCGCGGACGAGCTGACCCGCTGGGTCCGGCACGGCGCGAGCCACGGCTTCAATATCACCCCCTATCAGGTGCCGACCGGTCTCGACGAGATCGTGGAGTTGCTGATTCCCGAACTCCAGGACCGCGGTTCGTATCGGACGGCGTATACCGGGACAACCCTCCGCGAACATCTCGGTCTTCGCCCGCCGCTGTCTCACCGCTGA
- a CDS encoding universal stress protein, whose protein sequence is MSNGDAVIVAVDESAGSAVTWAAHTAALHHAPLHLLRVLEITPDAGLGLGTTLTTEDYARLEDHATWLLETAAAEAAKSEPGLTITTELATGTVLPTLLERTRGARMLVGGARGGGTLRRALLGSVSSVLARRSHCPFVVVRDGVDLPPDLPTRPILVGVDGTKISEPAIGAALDEATARGVAVIALHAEGASDDPEMDALDDYVLGESLAGWQERYPNVRIDRETTHDSPERALLELSTGTQLLVVGTRGRGGFTSKVFGSTSQSLLLSVQTPIMIAPTP, encoded by the coding sequence ATGTCGAACGGGGACGCCGTCATCGTCGCGGTGGACGAATCGGCCGGGTCCGCGGTGACCTGGGCCGCCCACACCGCCGCCCTGCACCACGCGCCCCTGCACCTGCTGCGCGTCCTCGAGATCACCCCCGACGCGGGGCTCGGCCTGGGCACCACCCTCACCACCGAGGATTACGCCCGGCTCGAGGACCACGCCACCTGGCTGCTGGAGACCGCCGCCGCCGAGGCCGCCAAATCCGAACCCGGCCTCACCATCACGACCGAACTCGCCACCGGCACCGTCCTGCCCACCCTGCTCGAACGCACCCGCGGCGCCCGCATGCTGGTCGGCGGGGCGCGCGGCGGCGGCACGCTGCGCCGCGCCCTGCTCGGGTCGGTCAGCTCGGTGCTGGCCCGACGCTCGCACTGCCCGTTCGTGGTGGTCCGCGACGGCGTCGACCTGCCGCCCGACCTGCCCACCCGCCCGATCCTCGTCGGCGTCGACGGCACCAAGATCTCCGAACCCGCCATCGGCGCCGCCCTCGACGAGGCCACCGCCCGCGGCGTCGCCGTCATCGCCCTGCACGCCGAAGGCGCCTCCGACGACCCGGAAATGGACGCCCTCGATGACTACGTCCTCGGCGAAAGCCTCGCCGGCTGGCAAGAGCGCTACCCCAATGTCCGCATCGACCGCGAAACCACCCACGACTCCCCCGAACGCGCCCTCCTCGAACTCTCCACCGGCACCCAACTCCTCGTCGTCGGCACCCGCGGCCGAGGCGGCTTCACCAGCAAGGTCTTCGGCTCCACCAGCCAATCCCTCCTGCTCTCCGTCCAAACCCCCATCATGATCGCCCCCACCCCCTAA
- a CDS encoding dihydrofolate reductase family protein — MSEVFLTMAMSLDGFITGPDDNAENPAGTNGMRLMDWLSGGGASDAGVPHTFRPTYANSRLVFDEAMATGAVITGKRTGDFAGYWGGDHHDGVPIFVPTHRPPAENPYERVHYVTEGIAACVEQAKAAAGGRDVMMHGAYTGQQALKAGVLDRIDIQLRPVLLGRGRRLFDGLPAEHTELELVRTLEDPGVLHLRYVVRK; from the coding sequence ATGTCTGAAGTGTTCCTGACCATGGCTATGTCGCTGGATGGGTTCATCACCGGGCCGGACGACAACGCCGAGAACCCCGCCGGCACGAATGGGATGCGGTTGATGGACTGGCTCAGTGGCGGAGGTGCGTCCGACGCGGGTGTTCCCCACACCTTCCGCCCCACCTACGCCAACAGCCGGCTCGTGTTCGACGAGGCCATGGCAACCGGCGCGGTGATCACGGGGAAACGGACCGGGGACTTCGCCGGTTACTGGGGCGGGGACCACCACGACGGAGTGCCGATCTTCGTGCCGACGCACCGGCCTCCGGCCGAGAACCCTTACGAGCGAGTGCATTACGTCACCGAGGGCATCGCGGCCTGTGTCGAACAGGCCAAGGCGGCCGCGGGCGGGCGGGACGTGATGATGCACGGCGCCTACACCGGTCAGCAGGCCCTGAAGGCAGGCGTGCTCGACAGGATCGACATTCAGCTACGGCCGGTCCTGCTCGGGCGCGGCCGACGACTCTTCGATGGACTGCCGGCCGAGCACACAGAACTGGAACTGGTACGCACACTGGAGGATCCCGGCGTCTTGCATCTGCGCTACGTGGTGCGTAAATAG
- a CDS encoding DUF3558 family protein gives MALVLSGCTTAGDKDAGASAGTTTGSVTVSAAATSMAPNSVDGRQEPTPSTETPAPATQAPGSASTTAQSQTSVPAMWNPCGIADADIAHQGLRPESKQVVDGSDSEPGCRWHSATDAFEVTISSTHQSLQEVKQSGRYTDFAAVRAAGHDATRYRAVQDTNKIGCYVSITVAGGQTVFVTRNLKSDALEPCSVTQRIVEGLTSYLN, from the coding sequence GTGGCGCTGGTCTTGTCCGGCTGTACCACCGCGGGGGACAAGGATGCGGGCGCGAGTGCGGGAACCACGACCGGATCGGTGACGGTTTCCGCTGCAGCCACCAGCATGGCGCCGAATTCCGTTGATGGACGGCAAGAACCGACCCCGAGCACCGAAACGCCCGCGCCCGCAACGCAAGCGCCCGGGAGCGCGTCGACCACGGCGCAGTCGCAGACCTCGGTACCGGCGATGTGGAATCCGTGCGGGATCGCCGACGCCGACATCGCGCATCAGGGGCTACGACCCGAGAGCAAGCAGGTCGTCGACGGATCCGACAGCGAGCCGGGTTGCCGCTGGCACTCGGCCACTGACGCCTTCGAGGTGACCATCTCATCCACTCACCAGAGTTTGCAGGAGGTCAAGCAGTCCGGCCGCTACACCGATTTCGCCGCGGTGCGCGCAGCCGGACACGACGCCACTCGATACCGTGCGGTCCAGGACACGAACAAGATCGGCTGCTATGTGAGCATCACGGTGGCGGGCGGGCAAACGGTGTTCGTGACCAGGAACCTCAAATCCGACGCCCTCGAACCCTGCAGTGTCACCCAACGTATAGTCGAAGGGCTGACCAGCTACCTGAACTGA
- a CDS encoding MarR family winged helix-turn-helix transcriptional regulator: MLAKDVAVGESADEITDALLAASRLLVALSARSIALVDETITIPQFRTLVILSTRGPLKGVALSNALDVQPSTTARMVDRLVSVGLVNRKQNPDSRRELIIELTALGHRIVDQVTAHRRREIVAVVERMPERDRSGLVRALTAFTVAGGEPHRDLDVDSYQL, from the coding sequence GTGTTGGCGAAGGATGTTGCGGTCGGCGAGTCGGCCGATGAGATCACCGATGCGCTGCTCGCCGCCTCCCGCCTGCTGGTCGCCCTGTCCGCGCGGTCGATCGCGTTGGTCGACGAGACCATCACGATTCCGCAGTTCCGGACCCTGGTGATCTTGTCCACGCGTGGACCGCTGAAGGGTGTCGCACTCTCGAACGCGCTCGACGTGCAACCGTCGACCACGGCGCGGATGGTCGACCGGTTGGTCTCCGTCGGCCTGGTGAACCGCAAGCAGAATCCGGACTCGCGACGCGAGTTGATCATCGAATTGACCGCGCTCGGCCACCGCATCGTCGATCAGGTGACCGCACACCGGCGGCGCGAGATCGTCGCGGTAGTGGAACGGATGCCCGAGCGCGATCGCTCCGGCCTCGTGCGAGCGCTCACCGCGTTCACCGTCGCGGGCGGCGAACCCCATCGCGACCTCGACGTCGACAGCTATCAGCTCTGA
- a CDS encoding permease: MVDQDSPRALRSDATSTYALAGLIGVGIVAQAWLASAVGRVGRLETATTVFVGVFVQAVPFLVLGVVISGGIAAFVSPALLRKVLPRNETAAIGVAGLAGMALPGCECGVVPVARRLIDQGAPSPVALAFLLSAPAINPVVLIATAVAFPGEPGMVWARFTGSLATSIVMGLLWSRVGRPEWMLPRHDEHRHCAAGRTRWEVFTEAARHDLLQASAFLVFGAAAAAALHVLVPPAWYERLGGQMVVGVLVMAVLAIVLALCSEADAFVASSMSALPLLPRLVFLVVGPAVDVKLFAMQAGSFGRRFAIRFSPLTFAVAVVCGTIAGYLCLGGAR; encoded by the coding sequence ATGGTCGATCAGGATTCGCCGCGGGCGTTGCGCAGCGACGCGACCTCGACGTATGCGCTTGCCGGGTTGATCGGGGTGGGGATCGTCGCGCAGGCGTGGCTGGCGAGTGCGGTGGGGCGGGTTGGGCGGTTGGAGACTGCCACCACGGTTTTCGTGGGGGTGTTCGTGCAGGCGGTGCCGTTTCTGGTGCTGGGTGTGGTGATCAGCGGCGGTATCGCCGCGTTCGTTTCGCCTGCCCTGTTGCGGAAGGTGTTGCCGCGCAACGAGACCGCGGCGATCGGGGTGGCGGGGTTGGCGGGTATGGCGTTGCCGGGGTGTGAATGCGGTGTGGTGCCGGTGGCGCGGCGGCTGATCGATCAGGGGGCGCCGAGTCCGGTGGCGCTGGCGTTTCTGCTGTCGGCGCCGGCGATCAATCCGGTGGTGCTGATCGCGACGGCCGTCGCGTTTCCCGGTGAGCCCGGCATGGTGTGGGCGCGATTCACCGGATCGCTGGCCACTTCGATCGTCATGGGTTTGCTGTGGTCGCGCGTCGGACGCCCGGAGTGGATGCTGCCGCGCCACGACGAGCATCGGCACTGCGCCGCCGGCCGCACCCGCTGGGAGGTCTTCACCGAGGCGGCGCGGCATGATCTGTTGCAGGCCAGCGCTTTTCTGGTGTTCGGCGCCGCGGCCGCGGCGGCGCTGCACGTGCTGGTGCCGCCGGCCTGGTACGAACGACTGGGCGGGCAGATGGTGGTGGGCGTCCTCGTCATGGCGGTGCTGGCCATCGTGCTGGCCCTGTGCTCGGAGGCCGACGCCTTCGTGGCTTCGAGCATGTCGGCGCTGCCGCTGCTGCCGCGCCTGGTGTTCCTGGTCGTGGGCCCCGCCGTCGATGTGAAGCTGTTCGCCATGCAGGCGGGCAGTTTCGGACGCCGGTTCGCGATCCGCTTCTCGCCGTTGACCTTTGCCGTGGCCGTGGTGTGCGGCACGATCGCGGGTTACCTCTGCCTCGGGGGCGCACGATGA
- a CDS encoding TIGR03943 family putative permease subunit, which yields MRMNRETQNLLLVLIGGAVLWTALDGNYQRYVKPGLFPFLIASGIGFVLLGGIAIVRDLRRGPEPDEHHHGSGRAQWALLAPATALLLIPPPALGAAAVTTSSPIQVAPTAAGQPELEAFPPLPNDPAPTVSLYDLVQRALFDSTHSLDGREVTITGFLVGMGADGQPRQPGGTVDLARMLITCCVADARYIYVHLSGRTEPFDDDSWLEVRGTVDPGSATRDHGKAPTFRVTDYHRIPAPARTYELPR from the coding sequence ATGAGAATGAATCGCGAAACCCAGAATCTGCTGCTGGTCCTGATCGGCGGCGCGGTGCTGTGGACCGCGCTCGACGGCAACTACCAGCGCTACGTCAAACCCGGCCTGTTCCCGTTCCTGATCGCCAGCGGTATCGGGTTCGTGCTGTTGGGCGGGATCGCGATCGTCCGCGACCTGCGTCGCGGCCCGGAACCCGATGAGCACCACCATGGTTCGGGGCGCGCGCAGTGGGCACTGCTCGCCCCGGCCACCGCGCTGTTGCTCATCCCCCCGCCCGCGCTCGGCGCCGCGGCCGTCACCACCTCGTCCCCGATTCAGGTGGCGCCCACGGCCGCCGGGCAACCGGAGCTCGAAGCCTTCCCTCCCCTACCGAACGATCCCGCGCCCACCGTCTCCCTCTACGACCTGGTGCAGCGCGCGCTCTTCGACTCCACCCACTCCCTCGACGGCCGCGAGGTGACCATCACCGGCTTCCTCGTCGGCATGGGCGCCGACGGCCAACCCCGCCAGCCCGGCGGCACAGTCGATCTCGCCCGCATGCTCATCACCTGCTGCGTAGCCGACGCCCGCTACATCTACGTCCACCTCTCCGGCCGCACCGAACCCTTCGACGACGACTCCTGGCTCGAGGTCCGCGGCACCGTCGACCCCGGCAGCGCCACCCGCGACCACGGCAAGGCCCCCACCTTCCGCGTCACCGACTACCACCGCATCCCCGCCCCGGCCCGCACCTACGAACTCCCCCGCTAG